A single region of the Lycium barbarum isolate Lr01 chromosome 2, ASM1917538v2, whole genome shotgun sequence genome encodes:
- the LOC132625891 gene encoding probable CCR4-associated factor 1 homolog 9 isoform X3 — protein MTTITPPPPQPLKKPIVIRSVWSNNLESEFTLLRNLIDRYPYVSFDTEFPGLIFCLDNNNNNKKKLVRNPIEHYYLLKCNVDSLKLIQVGVTLTDVNGNLPDLGSEYGFIWEFNFRDFDVARDDYATESIELLRQYGLDFGKSRECGADVARFAELMVSSGLVCNVDISYVTFHSPYDFGYLIKALTGKELPGDLMEFLGLMRVFFGKRVYDVKHLMMFCQNLYGGLDRVADTLNVKRLVGNCHQAGSDSLLTWHVFQKLKKVYFADNEELTEKYAGVLYGKLPKAIKNGKEQGIANTLAQFDEGRAKGLL, from the exons ATGACCACCATCACTCCACCGCCACCACAACCATTAAAAAAACCCATAGTTATCCGTTCCGTTTGGTCTAACAACCTCGAATCCGAATTCACCTTACTCCGTAACTTAATCGACCGTTATCCTTACGTATCTTTCGATACTGAATTCCCCGGATTAATTTTCTGTctcgataataataataataataaaaaaaaacttgttcGTAACCCGATCGAGCATTACTACTTGCTTAAATGCAATGTGGATTCACTAAAGCTGATTCAAGTTGGGGTTACACTGACCGATGTTAACGGTAACTTACCTGACCTAGGTAGTGAATATGGTTTCATATGGGAATTTAATTTTCGTGATTTTGATGTTGCGCGTGACGATTACGCGACGGAATCTATTGAGTTGCTTCGTCAGTACGGGTTGGATTTTGGGAAATCGCGTGAATGTGGCGCTGACGTGGCGCGATTTGCTGAGTTAATGGTATCGTCTGGTCTGGTTTGTAATGTGGATATTAGTTATGTGACTTTTCATAGCCCTTATGATTTCGGGTACTTGATTAAGGCGCTTACGGGTAAGGAGTTACCGGGGGATTTGATGGAGTTTCTCGGGTTAATGAGGGTGTTTTTTGGGAAAAGAGTTTATGACGTGAAGCATCTAATGATGTTTTGTCAGAATCTATATGGTGGGTTGGATCGCGTTGCGGATACGCTTAATGTGAAAAGGTTGGTTGGGAATTGTCATCAGGCGGGGTCGGATAGCTTGCTAACTTGGCATGTGTTTCAGAAGCTGAAGAAGGTGTATTTCGCGGATAACGAGGAGCTGACGGAGAAGTATGCTGGTGTTCTTTATGG GAAATTACCAAAGGCTATTAAGAATGGAAAGGAACAAGGGATAGCAAAT
- the LOC132625891 gene encoding probable CCR4-associated factor 1 homolog 9 isoform X4, whose protein sequence is MTTITPPPPQPLKKPIVIRSVWSNNLESEFTLLRNLIDRYPYVSFDTEFPGLIFCLDNNNNNKKKLVRNPIEHYYLLKCNVDSLKLIQVGVTLTDVNGNLPDLGSEYGFIWEFNFRDFDVARDDYATESIELLRQYGLDFGKSRECGADVARFAELMVSSGLVCNVDISYVTFHSPYDFGYLIKALTGKELPGDLMEFLGLMRVFFGKRVYDVKHLMMFCQNLYGGLDRVADTLNVKRLVGNCHQAGSDSLLTWHVFQKLKKVYFADNEELTEKYAGVLYGGKCELGRFCFGVI, encoded by the exons ATGACCACCATCACTCCACCGCCACCACAACCATTAAAAAAACCCATAGTTATCCGTTCCGTTTGGTCTAACAACCTCGAATCCGAATTCACCTTACTCCGTAACTTAATCGACCGTTATCCTTACGTATCTTTCGATACTGAATTCCCCGGATTAATTTTCTGTctcgataataataataataataaaaaaaaacttgttcGTAACCCGATCGAGCATTACTACTTGCTTAAATGCAATGTGGATTCACTAAAGCTGATTCAAGTTGGGGTTACACTGACCGATGTTAACGGTAACTTACCTGACCTAGGTAGTGAATATGGTTTCATATGGGAATTTAATTTTCGTGATTTTGATGTTGCGCGTGACGATTACGCGACGGAATCTATTGAGTTGCTTCGTCAGTACGGGTTGGATTTTGGGAAATCGCGTGAATGTGGCGCTGACGTGGCGCGATTTGCTGAGTTAATGGTATCGTCTGGTCTGGTTTGTAATGTGGATATTAGTTATGTGACTTTTCATAGCCCTTATGATTTCGGGTACTTGATTAAGGCGCTTACGGGTAAGGAGTTACCGGGGGATTTGATGGAGTTTCTCGGGTTAATGAGGGTGTTTTTTGGGAAAAGAGTTTATGACGTGAAGCATCTAATGATGTTTTGTCAGAATCTATATGGTGGGTTGGATCGCGTTGCGGATACGCTTAATGTGAAAAGGTTGGTTGGGAATTGTCATCAGGCGGGGTCGGATAGCTTGCTAACTTGGCATGTGTTTCAGAAGCTGAAGAAGGTGTATTTCGCGGATAACGAGGAGCTGACGGAGAAGTATGCTGGTGTTCTTTATGG TGGAAAATGTGAACTTGGAAGATTTTGCTTTGGTGTCATTTGA
- the LOC132625891 gene encoding probable CCR4-associated factor 1 homolog 9 isoform X2 gives MTTITPPPPQPLKKPIVIRSVWSNNLESEFTLLRNLIDRYPYVSFDTEFPGLIFCLDNNNNNKKKLVRNPIEHYYLLKCNVDSLKLIQVGVTLTDVNGNLPDLGSEYGFIWEFNFRDFDVARDDYATESIELLRQYGLDFGKSRECGADVARFAELMVSSGLVCNVDISYVTFHSPYDFGYLIKALTGKELPGDLMEFLGLMRVFFGKRVYDVKHLMMFCQNLYGGLDRVADTLNVKRLVGNCHQAGSDSLLTWHVFQKLKKVYFADNEELTEKYAGVLYGKLPKAIKNGKEQGIANPLLLFIFFYHQTLAQFDEGRAKGLL, from the exons ATGACCACCATCACTCCACCGCCACCACAACCATTAAAAAAACCCATAGTTATCCGTTCCGTTTGGTCTAACAACCTCGAATCCGAATTCACCTTACTCCGTAACTTAATCGACCGTTATCCTTACGTATCTTTCGATACTGAATTCCCCGGATTAATTTTCTGTctcgataataataataataataaaaaaaaacttgttcGTAACCCGATCGAGCATTACTACTTGCTTAAATGCAATGTGGATTCACTAAAGCTGATTCAAGTTGGGGTTACACTGACCGATGTTAACGGTAACTTACCTGACCTAGGTAGTGAATATGGTTTCATATGGGAATTTAATTTTCGTGATTTTGATGTTGCGCGTGACGATTACGCGACGGAATCTATTGAGTTGCTTCGTCAGTACGGGTTGGATTTTGGGAAATCGCGTGAATGTGGCGCTGACGTGGCGCGATTTGCTGAGTTAATGGTATCGTCTGGTCTGGTTTGTAATGTGGATATTAGTTATGTGACTTTTCATAGCCCTTATGATTTCGGGTACTTGATTAAGGCGCTTACGGGTAAGGAGTTACCGGGGGATTTGATGGAGTTTCTCGGGTTAATGAGGGTGTTTTTTGGGAAAAGAGTTTATGACGTGAAGCATCTAATGATGTTTTGTCAGAATCTATATGGTGGGTTGGATCGCGTTGCGGATACGCTTAATGTGAAAAGGTTGGTTGGGAATTGTCATCAGGCGGGGTCGGATAGCTTGCTAACTTGGCATGTGTTTCAGAAGCTGAAGAAGGTGTATTTCGCGGATAACGAGGAGCTGACGGAGAAGTATGCTGGTGTTCTTTATGG GAAATTACCAAAGGCTATTAAGAATGGAAAGGAACAAGGGATAGCAAAT
- the LOC132625891 gene encoding probable CCR4-associated factor 1 homolog 9 isoform X6 produces MTTITPPPPQPLKKPIVIRSVWSNNLESEFTLLRNLIDRYPYVSFDTEFPGLIFCLDNNNNNKKKLVRNPIEHYYLLKCNVDSLKLIQVGVTLTDVNGNLPDLGSEYGFIWEFNFRDFDVARDDYATESIELLRQYGLDFGKSRECGADVARFAELMVSSGLVCNVDISYVTFHSPYDFGYLIKALTGKELPGDLMEFLGLMRVFFGKRVYDVKHLMMFCQNLYGGLDRVADTLNVKRLVGNCHQAGSDSLLTWHVFQKLKKVYFADNEELTEKYAGVLYGLEEITKGY; encoded by the exons ATGACCACCATCACTCCACCGCCACCACAACCATTAAAAAAACCCATAGTTATCCGTTCCGTTTGGTCTAACAACCTCGAATCCGAATTCACCTTACTCCGTAACTTAATCGACCGTTATCCTTACGTATCTTTCGATACTGAATTCCCCGGATTAATTTTCTGTctcgataataataataataataaaaaaaaacttgttcGTAACCCGATCGAGCATTACTACTTGCTTAAATGCAATGTGGATTCACTAAAGCTGATTCAAGTTGGGGTTACACTGACCGATGTTAACGGTAACTTACCTGACCTAGGTAGTGAATATGGTTTCATATGGGAATTTAATTTTCGTGATTTTGATGTTGCGCGTGACGATTACGCGACGGAATCTATTGAGTTGCTTCGTCAGTACGGGTTGGATTTTGGGAAATCGCGTGAATGTGGCGCTGACGTGGCGCGATTTGCTGAGTTAATGGTATCGTCTGGTCTGGTTTGTAATGTGGATATTAGTTATGTGACTTTTCATAGCCCTTATGATTTCGGGTACTTGATTAAGGCGCTTACGGGTAAGGAGTTACCGGGGGATTTGATGGAGTTTCTCGGGTTAATGAGGGTGTTTTTTGGGAAAAGAGTTTATGACGTGAAGCATCTAATGATGTTTTGTCAGAATCTATATGGTGGGTTGGATCGCGTTGCGGATACGCTTAATGTGAAAAGGTTGGTTGGGAATTGTCATCAGGCGGGGTCGGATAGCTTGCTAACTTGGCATGTGTTTCAGAAGCTGAAGAAGGTGTATTTCGCGGATAACGAGGAGCTGACGGAGAAGTATGCTGGTGTTCTTTATGGGTTAGAG GAAATTACCAAAGGCTATTAA
- the LOC132625891 gene encoding probable CCR4-associated factor 1 homolog 9 isoform X1: MTTITPPPPQPLKKPIVIRSVWSNNLESEFTLLRNLIDRYPYVSFDTEFPGLIFCLDNNNNNKKKLVRNPIEHYYLLKCNVDSLKLIQVGVTLTDVNGNLPDLGSEYGFIWEFNFRDFDVARDDYATESIELLRQYGLDFGKSRECGADVARFAELMVSSGLVCNVDISYVTFHSPYDFGYLIKALTGKELPGDLMEFLGLMRVFFGKRVYDVKHLMMFCQNLYGGLDRVADTLNVKRLVGNCHQAGSDSLLTWHVFQKLKKVYFADNEELTEKYAGVLYGKLPKAIKNGKEQGIANEKRITSVEKRITSVGINCSYWSFFSR, translated from the exons ATGACCACCATCACTCCACCGCCACCACAACCATTAAAAAAACCCATAGTTATCCGTTCCGTTTGGTCTAACAACCTCGAATCCGAATTCACCTTACTCCGTAACTTAATCGACCGTTATCCTTACGTATCTTTCGATACTGAATTCCCCGGATTAATTTTCTGTctcgataataataataataataaaaaaaaacttgttcGTAACCCGATCGAGCATTACTACTTGCTTAAATGCAATGTGGATTCACTAAAGCTGATTCAAGTTGGGGTTACACTGACCGATGTTAACGGTAACTTACCTGACCTAGGTAGTGAATATGGTTTCATATGGGAATTTAATTTTCGTGATTTTGATGTTGCGCGTGACGATTACGCGACGGAATCTATTGAGTTGCTTCGTCAGTACGGGTTGGATTTTGGGAAATCGCGTGAATGTGGCGCTGACGTGGCGCGATTTGCTGAGTTAATGGTATCGTCTGGTCTGGTTTGTAATGTGGATATTAGTTATGTGACTTTTCATAGCCCTTATGATTTCGGGTACTTGATTAAGGCGCTTACGGGTAAGGAGTTACCGGGGGATTTGATGGAGTTTCTCGGGTTAATGAGGGTGTTTTTTGGGAAAAGAGTTTATGACGTGAAGCATCTAATGATGTTTTGTCAGAATCTATATGGTGGGTTGGATCGCGTTGCGGATACGCTTAATGTGAAAAGGTTGGTTGGGAATTGTCATCAGGCGGGGTCGGATAGCTTGCTAACTTGGCATGTGTTTCAGAAGCTGAAGAAGGTGTATTTCGCGGATAACGAGGAGCTGACGGAGAAGTATGCTGGTGTTCTTTATGG GAAATTACCAAAGGCTATTAAGAATGGAAAGGAACAAGGGATAGCAAAT
- the LOC132625891 gene encoding probable CCR4-associated factor 1 homolog 9 isoform X7, giving the protein MTTITPPPPQPLKKPIVIRSVWSNNLESEFTLLRNLIDRYPYVSFDTEFPGLIFCLDNNNNNKKKLVRNPIEHYYLLKCNVDSLKLIQVGVTLTDVNGNLPDLGSEYGFIWEFNFRDFDVARDDYATESIELLRQYGLDFGKSRECGADVARFAELMVSSGLVCNVDISYVTFHSPYDFGYLIKALTGKELPGDLMEFLGLMRVFFGKRVYDVKHLMMFCQNLYGGLDRVADTLNVKRLVGNCHQAGSDSLLTWHVFQKLKKVYFADNEELTEKYAGVLYGLEWKM; this is encoded by the exons ATGACCACCATCACTCCACCGCCACCACAACCATTAAAAAAACCCATAGTTATCCGTTCCGTTTGGTCTAACAACCTCGAATCCGAATTCACCTTACTCCGTAACTTAATCGACCGTTATCCTTACGTATCTTTCGATACTGAATTCCCCGGATTAATTTTCTGTctcgataataataataataataaaaaaaaacttgttcGTAACCCGATCGAGCATTACTACTTGCTTAAATGCAATGTGGATTCACTAAAGCTGATTCAAGTTGGGGTTACACTGACCGATGTTAACGGTAACTTACCTGACCTAGGTAGTGAATATGGTTTCATATGGGAATTTAATTTTCGTGATTTTGATGTTGCGCGTGACGATTACGCGACGGAATCTATTGAGTTGCTTCGTCAGTACGGGTTGGATTTTGGGAAATCGCGTGAATGTGGCGCTGACGTGGCGCGATTTGCTGAGTTAATGGTATCGTCTGGTCTGGTTTGTAATGTGGATATTAGTTATGTGACTTTTCATAGCCCTTATGATTTCGGGTACTTGATTAAGGCGCTTACGGGTAAGGAGTTACCGGGGGATTTGATGGAGTTTCTCGGGTTAATGAGGGTGTTTTTTGGGAAAAGAGTTTATGACGTGAAGCATCTAATGATGTTTTGTCAGAATCTATATGGTGGGTTGGATCGCGTTGCGGATACGCTTAATGTGAAAAGGTTGGTTGGGAATTGTCATCAGGCGGGGTCGGATAGCTTGCTAACTTGGCATGTGTTTCAGAAGCTGAAGAAGGTGTATTTCGCGGATAACGAGGAGCTGACGGAGAAGTATGCTGGTGTTCTTTATGGGTTAGAG TGGAAAATGTGA
- the LOC132625891 gene encoding probable CCR4-associated factor 1 homolog 9 isoform X5 has product MTTITPPPPQPLKKPIVIRSVWSNNLESEFTLLRNLIDRYPYVSFDTEFPGLIFCLDNNNNNKKKLVRNPIEHYYLLKCNVDSLKLIQVGVTLTDVNGNLPDLGSEYGFIWEFNFRDFDVARDDYATESIELLRQYGLDFGKSRECGADVARFAELMVSSGLVCNVDISYVTFHSPYDFGYLIKALTGKELPGDLMEFLGLMRVFFGKRVYDVKHLMMFCQNLYGGLDRVADTLNVKRLVGNCHQAGSDSLLTWHVFQKLKKVYFADNEELTEKYAGVLYGRFCCLSSFIIRH; this is encoded by the coding sequence ATGACCACCATCACTCCACCGCCACCACAACCATTAAAAAAACCCATAGTTATCCGTTCCGTTTGGTCTAACAACCTCGAATCCGAATTCACCTTACTCCGTAACTTAATCGACCGTTATCCTTACGTATCTTTCGATACTGAATTCCCCGGATTAATTTTCTGTctcgataataataataataataaaaaaaaacttgttcGTAACCCGATCGAGCATTACTACTTGCTTAAATGCAATGTGGATTCACTAAAGCTGATTCAAGTTGGGGTTACACTGACCGATGTTAACGGTAACTTACCTGACCTAGGTAGTGAATATGGTTTCATATGGGAATTTAATTTTCGTGATTTTGATGTTGCGCGTGACGATTACGCGACGGAATCTATTGAGTTGCTTCGTCAGTACGGGTTGGATTTTGGGAAATCGCGTGAATGTGGCGCTGACGTGGCGCGATTTGCTGAGTTAATGGTATCGTCTGGTCTGGTTTGTAATGTGGATATTAGTTATGTGACTTTTCATAGCCCTTATGATTTCGGGTACTTGATTAAGGCGCTTACGGGTAAGGAGTTACCGGGGGATTTGATGGAGTTTCTCGGGTTAATGAGGGTGTTTTTTGGGAAAAGAGTTTATGACGTGAAGCATCTAATGATGTTTTGTCAGAATCTATATGGTGGGTTGGATCGCGTTGCGGATACGCTTAATGTGAAAAGGTTGGTTGGGAATTGTCATCAGGCGGGGTCGGATAGCTTGCTAACTTGGCATGTGTTTCAGAAGCTGAAGAAGGTGTATTTCGCGGATAACGAGGAGCTGACGGAGAAGTATGCTGGTGTTCTTTATGG